From one Dermacentor andersoni chromosome 1, qqDerAnde1_hic_scaffold, whole genome shotgun sequence genomic stretch:
- the LOC126528278 gene encoding uncharacterized protein isoform X2 translates to MLIKFFLIAQRPSRASEKSLQYWREQTAGQVGMAMHLGEQDSNCESLVVSQNFVLCQDGLTPCHQMLSLSGNAYFLPAQEELQAIITDQNV, encoded by the exons cggccgtctcgtgcttctgaaaagagcCTGCAGTATTGGCGTGAACAGACAG CTGGACAAGTCGGAATGGCAATGCACCTTGGAGAACAAGACTCTAATTGTGAAAGTCTGGTG gtttcacagaactttgttttatgtcaagatgggctgacaccatgtcaccagatgctgtcactctctg gaaatgcctattttctgcctgcccaggaggagctccaagcaataatcacagatcaaaacgtctga
- the LOC126528278 gene encoding uncharacterized protein isoform X1, which produces MLIKFFLIAQRPSRASEKSLQYWREQTEFITCACATHWRRQYELHFSLAGQVGMAMHLGEQDSNCESLVVSQNFVLCQDGLTPCHQMLSLSGNAYFLPAQEELQAIITDQNV; this is translated from the exons cggccgtctcgtgcttctgaaaagagcCTGCAGTATTGGCGTGAACAGACAG agTTCATCACTTGTGCATGTGCAACACATTGGCGGAGGCAATACGAACTGCATTTCTCACTAGCTGGACAAGTCGGAATGGCAATGCACCTTGGAGAACAAGACTCTAATTGTGAAAGTCTGGTG gtttcacagaactttgttttatgtcaagatgggctgacaccatgtcaccagatgctgtcactctctg gaaatgcctattttctgcctgcccaggaggagctccaagcaataatcacagatcaaaacgtctga